From the Leptospirales bacterium genome, one window contains:
- a CDS encoding VOC family protein — translation MKVGYVVLYVQDEEASLDFWTKKIGLEVKDSKEAAGFTIRQVGFADQDFSFELVPLKFMETFEHGMSLGTPSIAFRTPDLEKMRVDLLSRGVTATEISSHFGVDSFAFSDDAGSWFAVIKE, via the coding sequence ATGAAAGTCGGCTACGTGGTTCTCTATGTACAGGATGAAGAGGCCAGCCTGGATTTCTGGACCAAAAAGATCGGTCTTGAAGTCAAGGATAGCAAAGAGGCTGCCGGCTTCACCATCCGTCAGGTGGGCTTTGCCGATCAGGATTTTTCCTTTGAGCTGGTCCCGTTGAAGTTCATGGAAACATTTGAGCACGGAATGAGCCTTGGCACGCCTTCCATTGCTTTTCGGACGCCGGATCTGGAAAAGATGCGCGTCGATCTACTTTCGCGCGGCGTGACCGCTACCGAGATCTCCAGTCATTTTGGCGTGGATTCCTTTGCTTTCAGCGATGACGCCGGAAGCTGGTTTGCGGTCATCAAGGAATGA
- a CDS encoding UDP-N-acetylmuramoyl-L-alanyl-D-glutamate--2,6-diaminopimelate ligase — translation MLLSELIAAAQSLARLPLAAADFANRPVSSLSDDTRQIGSETLFIVNEQSRAHLDSEAARDAAAWLCLAGDAHRAPANRALVVEDVALAAGALASALHGHPSQHLQLVGITGTNGKTTVTHMLLHIWRSLNRKAGIIGTLGAEWNGSRGLVCRSTGYTTPRAPESNALLAEMRADGVTHVAMEVSSEALALGRCMGLRFSAAGFSNLSPDHLDFHGDMERYFQAKLQLFALCLPHSAIAICAADEWCHRLRQDLVRQGHDVQWLASAYDGTLQAPALFNRWNAALALACAQLAPGEESAARQALANFSAAPGRLERIDDPGRKNCFVVIDYAHSPDALQKAMEAVRELGAEQLIVVFGCGGNRDRAKRPLMGALAARLADSVIVCDDNPRYEEPAAIRRNILEGIAQLAATEVRARVQEIGDRRQAIEAGIALLRTSSAVQTGLLIAGKGHEQFQIVGDERRHFSDREIALEILAQP, via the coding sequence GTGTTGCTCTCTGAACTGATCGCTGCAGCTCAATCGCTTGCCAGGCTGCCTTTGGCCGCTGCGGACTTCGCCAATCGGCCGGTATCATCGCTGAGCGACGATACGCGCCAGATCGGGTCGGAAACGCTGTTCATTGTCAATGAGCAGTCGCGAGCACACCTCGACAGCGAGGCTGCCCGCGACGCTGCCGCCTGGCTCTGTTTGGCCGGCGATGCCCATCGGGCGCCTGCCAATCGCGCCCTGGTCGTTGAGGATGTGGCGCTGGCGGCGGGGGCCCTGGCCAGTGCGCTGCATGGTCATCCCTCGCAGCATCTACAGCTGGTTGGCATTACCGGCACCAATGGCAAGACTACAGTCACCCACATGTTATTGCACATCTGGCGCAGTCTGAATCGTAAGGCCGGCATCATTGGCACGCTAGGCGCCGAATGGAATGGCAGCCGCGGTCTGGTGTGTCGCTCCACTGGCTATACCACGCCGCGGGCGCCGGAGAGCAATGCGCTGCTCGCCGAGATGCGCGCCGATGGCGTTACCCATGTCGCCATGGAAGTGTCCTCGGAAGCGCTGGCCCTTGGGCGTTGCATGGGTCTGCGCTTTAGCGCCGCTGGTTTCAGCAACCTCAGTCCCGATCATCTCGATTTTCACGGCGATATGGAGCGCTATTTTCAGGCCAAGTTGCAGTTGTTTGCGCTCTGTCTTCCGCACTCTGCCATCGCAATCTGCGCGGCGGATGAATGGTGCCATCGACTGCGTCAGGATCTTGTGCGGCAGGGCCATGACGTGCAGTGGCTGGCCAGCGCCTACGACGGTACGCTGCAGGCGCCGGCGCTGTTCAATCGCTGGAACGCAGCCCTGGCGCTGGCCTGCGCCCAACTTGCGCCGGGCGAGGAATCTGCAGCGCGACAGGCGCTGGCCAATTTCAGCGCCGCCCCTGGCCGCCTGGAACGGATCGATGATCCGGGAAGAAAGAATTGCTTTGTGGTTATTGACTATGCCCACTCGCCGGATGCCCTGCAGAAGGCGATGGAGGCCGTGCGCGAGCTTGGCGCAGAGCAGTTGATCGTTGTTTTTGGCTGCGGCGGCAATCGCGACCGCGCCAAGCGGCCGTTGATGGGCGCTCTTGCCGCGCGGCTGGCTGATAGCGTAATTGTCTGCGACGACAATCCGCGCTACGAAGAGCCGGCGGCGATCCGTCGCAATATTCTGGAGGGCATTGCACAGCTTGCTGCAACTGAAGTCCGGGCAAGGGTGCAGGAAATAGGCGATCGTCGGCAGGCTATTGAAGCGGGCATTGCACTGCTGCGCACTTCTTCCGCAGTGCAAACGGGATTGTTGATTGCCGGCAAAGGCCACGAACAATTTCAGATTGTAGGCGATGAGCGTCGGCATTTTTCGGATCGTGAGATTGCACTGGAGATCCTAGCTCAACCATGA
- a CDS encoding UDP-N-acetylmuramoyl-tripeptide--D-alanyl-D-alanine ligase — protein MNEWRIDDLALALGREPLAVGQATVDGVVVRGGASIDTRQLKSGQLFVCLRGEKSDGHLYLADAIAAGAGAILVEERALLGGMLELPDRDHGPCIFCVDSGEEALLDLARYHRRRLHALCFGVTGSNGKTSAKEMLQALLQQGPRAPVYATRGNLNNHLGLPLSILEIDSEIASVVLEMGMNHAGEIALLSDVAGPQHSIITSIGPAHIENFGAIEGIVQAKLEIAEAMPAGGWLAYHASSPGVEAAQQCAARRGLQLLLFDLDRKPTQRCAATATALELRLSAAGLSFLWEETGLRVLAPAYAHAAMAQNLIGALGLLAASGLPAQKLAEAAIGTRSLSPRRFELHRLPRPGRPEQLLIDDSYNANPASFESAIRALRRLLPEGRLALFAGEMGEQGDFGPAGHQAVGAAAAAAGYAFCAVAGSKLASAILQGYASAGESLQAGDSQELAAVLDSTLLSGFDGILVKGSRSARMEAVSDRLRTMEYV, from the coding sequence ATGAACGAGTGGCGCATCGATGATCTGGCGCTGGCCCTGGGACGCGAGCCGCTGGCCGTCGGCCAGGCGACTGTGGATGGCGTTGTGGTACGCGGCGGCGCCTCCATTGATACGCGCCAGCTGAAGAGCGGTCAGCTCTTTGTCTGTCTGCGCGGGGAAAAGAGCGACGGTCATCTGTATCTTGCCGATGCCATCGCGGCTGGCGCCGGCGCCATTCTTGTGGAAGAGCGCGCCCTTTTGGGCGGCATGCTGGAATTGCCGGATCGCGACCACGGTCCCTGTATCTTCTGCGTCGACTCCGGCGAAGAAGCGTTGCTTGATCTGGCGCGCTATCATCGTCGTCGTTTACATGCGCTTTGTTTTGGCGTAACCGGCTCCAACGGCAAGACCTCGGCCAAGGAAATGTTACAGGCCTTATTACAGCAAGGCCCTCGAGCGCCGGTCTACGCCACGCGTGGCAATCTGAACAATCATCTGGGCCTGCCGCTTTCCATCCTGGAGATCGACAGCGAGATTGCCAGCGTCGTACTGGAGATGGGCATGAACCATGCCGGCGAAATTGCGCTCTTGAGCGACGTCGCCGGGCCGCAGCACAGCATCATTACCAGCATCGGACCGGCGCACATTGAGAACTTTGGCGCCATTGAAGGCATTGTCCAGGCCAAGCTGGAGATTGCCGAGGCCATGCCGGCGGGCGGTTGGCTTGCCTACCACGCTTCCAGCCCCGGCGTCGAGGCGGCCCAACAATGTGCGGCCAGGCGCGGGTTACAGCTCTTGCTTTTTGACCTGGACCGCAAGCCGACGCAACGTTGTGCCGCGACCGCTACCGCGCTCGAGCTGCGCCTGTCCGCTGCGGGCCTTTCCTTCCTGTGGGAGGAGACTGGACTCAGGGTGCTGGCCCCGGCCTACGCCCATGCTGCCATGGCCCAGAATTTGATCGGAGCGCTTGGACTGCTTGCTGCCAGCGGCCTTCCAGCACAGAAGCTGGCCGAGGCCGCGATCGGCACGCGCAGTCTTTCGCCGCGTCGCTTTGAATTGCACCGCCTGCCGCGGCCCGGTCGGCCGGAGCAGCTGCTGATCGACGATTCCTACAATGCCAATCCGGCTTCCTTCGAGAGCGCTATTCGCGCCCTGCGCCGGCTATTGCCCGAGGGTCGACTGGCGCTTTTTGCGGGGGAGATGGGCGAGCAGGGCGACTTTGGGCCTGCCGGCCATCAGGCCGTGGGCGCTGCCGCCGCCGCCGCCGGTTACGCCTTTTGTGCTGTGGCTGGCAGCAAACTGGCCTCCGCAATACTGCAGGGATACGCCTCGGCCGGCGAGTCGCTGCAGGCTGGCGACAGTCAGGAACTTGCGGCCGTGCTGGACAGCACGCTGCTCTCGGGTTTTGACGGCATACTGGTCAAGGGTTCGCGCTCGGCGCGGATGGAAGCGGTCAGCGACCG
- the rsmH gene encoding 16S rRNA (cytosine(1402)-N(4))-methyltransferase RsmH, whose translation MLEEILGFAAPLCAGQGPALVVDGTLGDGGHSLALLQRFPSARLLAVDQDAEMLQRAESRLMQSCPGRFEVIHANFRELAALLHDRQLRPDFLLLDLGVSMHHFRGSARGFSYLDEALDMRLDPGLGPSAAELLNRLPEKELQRIFREYGEERFAGRIARAVAGARPLHSARALAKIVQQSAPHKPGRSGIHPATRVFQALRIAVNQELQSLELALQSLPSRLAQGGRMAVLSFHSLEDRAVKHRFQSLGRQRRGEPPTGFVQLTRKPLVPAEAEVRANPASRSAKLRVLAQSSDDSSGASGALA comes from the coding sequence ATGTTAGAAGAAATCCTTGGCTTCGCGGCGCCGCTATGCGCCGGCCAGGGACCGGCGCTGGTCGTCGATGGCACGCTTGGCGACGGCGGTCATTCGCTGGCGCTATTGCAGCGCTTCCCGAGCGCGCGGCTGCTGGCGGTGGATCAAGACGCGGAGATGCTGCAGCGTGCGGAGTCCAGGTTGATGCAATCATGCCCCGGCCGCTTTGAAGTCATTCACGCCAACTTTCGCGAGCTTGCGGCGTTGCTGCATGATCGTCAGCTGCGTCCCGATTTTTTGCTGCTGGATCTGGGCGTCAGCATGCACCATTTTCGCGGCAGCGCACGCGGTTTCTCTTATCTTGACGAAGCGCTGGATATGCGCCTGGATCCGGGACTGGGGCCAAGCGCAGCCGAATTGCTCAATCGCTTGCCGGAAAAAGAACTGCAAAGAATCTTTCGCGAGTATGGCGAGGAGCGCTTCGCCGGCCGAATTGCGCGCGCCGTTGCGGGGGCGCGACCGCTGCATTCGGCGCGTGCGCTGGCAAAGATTGTGCAGCAGAGCGCGCCACACAAACCGGGACGCAGCGGCATTCACCCGGCAACGCGCGTCTTTCAGGCCCTGCGCATCGCCGTGAATCAGGAATTGCAATCGCTGGAACTTGCCCTGCAGAGTCTGCCATCGCGCCTGGCTCAAGGCGGCCGCATGGCGGTACTTTCATTTCATTCGCTGGAGGACCGCGCCGTAAAGCATCGCTTTCAGAGTCTGGGTCGGCAGCGGCGCGGCGAGCCGCCCACCGGTTTTGTGCAATTGACCAGGAAGCCGCTGGTCCCTGCGGAGGCGGAGGTCCGCGCCAATCCCGCCAGTCGCTCGGCAAAGCTCAGAGTCCTGGCTCAATCGTCCGATGATAGTAGTGGCGCATCTGGCGCCCTGGCATGA
- a CDS encoding NAD(P)-dependent alcohol dehydrogenase, which translates to MKAVICTKYGPPDVLQIRDVQKPMPKANELLIRVRATSVHIGDTKIRRLQPGMGPLIDVLVRLLMRFAIGFARPRRAILGMELAGDVDAVGKDVTRFRPGDAVFASTELRLGAYAEYCCLPENGAIALKPENLSYDEAAPVANGCLTALVHLRRLKIQKGHKALIYGASGSVGTFAIQLARYFGAEVTAVCSASNIELAKSLGALRVIDYTHEDFAQSGEKYDLIYDAVGKIPRKKRKAALARSGAYLSVFSPAGNLKLKADDLKFIRELYENGQLRTVIDRRYPIDQIVEAHRYVDGGHKKGHVVITV; encoded by the coding sequence ATGAAAGCAGTCATTTGCACAAAGTACGGTCCGCCCGATGTTTTGCAGATCCGGGATGTGCAAAAGCCAATGCCAAAAGCCAATGAGCTTCTGATCCGGGTCAGGGCAACCAGCGTTCACATTGGAGATACAAAGATCCGGCGTCTGCAGCCGGGCATGGGACCGCTGATCGATGTCCTTGTTCGACTATTGATGCGTTTTGCAATCGGATTTGCCAGGCCGCGTCGGGCTATCCTCGGAATGGAGCTGGCCGGAGATGTCGATGCGGTTGGCAAGGATGTCACGCGGTTCAGGCCAGGCGACGCAGTATTTGCCTCGACGGAGCTTCGCCTCGGCGCCTACGCTGAGTATTGCTGTCTGCCCGAGAATGGCGCAATTGCCCTGAAGCCGGAGAATCTGAGCTACGATGAAGCGGCGCCGGTTGCCAACGGCTGTTTGACCGCGCTGGTACATCTGAGAAGACTGAAGATCCAGAAAGGGCATAAGGCGCTGATCTATGGCGCTTCCGGCAGCGTGGGGACTTTCGCTATTCAGCTGGCCAGGTATTTTGGCGCGGAGGTCACAGCTGTATGCAGCGCCTCCAATATCGAGCTGGCGAAATCGCTCGGGGCCTTGAGAGTCATTGACTACACGCACGAGGACTTTGCGCAAAGCGGCGAGAAGTATGACCTGATCTACGACGCCGTTGGCAAGATTCCGCGAAAAAAGCGCAAAGCGGCGCTGGCCAGATCCGGCGCCTATTTGAGCGTCTTTTCGCCCGCGGGCAATCTGAAGCTCAAGGCGGATGACCTGAAATTTATTCGAGAGCTCTACGAAAACGGCCAGCTTCGAACCGTAATCGACCGGCGCTATCCTATAGACCAGATTGTCGAAGCGCATCGTTATGTCGATGGCGGCCACAAGAAAGGCCACGTCGTAATTACTGTGTAA
- a CDS encoding DUF2461 domain-containing protein has protein sequence MEKATLKFLEDLKKNNQREWFQAHRPAYEAALADFTKFLIQLIREIGRFDPAVAKVEAPDCIFRIYRDVRFARDKQPYKTHFGAYLAPGGRKSEHAAYYVHLEPGSSMLAGGRWMPPADQLRAIREAVARDPKAFTKIIRAAPFKKAFGDLDGEQLKRIPQGFAADHPAAELLKFKSYVAIHRVSNAKILASDLNSYAASVFKTLKPLNDFLNKATGT, from the coding sequence ATGGAAAAGGCTACGCTGAAATTTCTAGAAGATCTCAAGAAAAACAACCAGCGCGAATGGTTTCAGGCTCATCGCCCAGCATATGAGGCAGCGCTGGCTGATTTCACAAAATTTCTGATTCAGCTGATCCGGGAAATCGGGCGTTTTGATCCCGCCGTCGCCAAAGTCGAAGCGCCTGATTGCATCTTTCGCATCTACCGCGATGTGCGTTTTGCCCGCGACAAGCAGCCGTACAAGACACATTTTGGCGCCTACCTGGCCCCAGGCGGACGCAAGTCCGAGCATGCCGCCTACTATGTACATCTTGAACCTGGAAGCTCAATGTTAGCCGGCGGGCGCTGGATGCCTCCCGCCGATCAGCTGCGCGCGATTCGCGAAGCCGTGGCCCGGGATCCTAAAGCCTTTACAAAGATCATCCGCGCGGCGCCTTTCAAGAAGGCCTTTGGAGACCTCGATGGCGAACAACTGAAGAGAATCCCACAGGGGTTTGCCGCCGATCATCCGGCCGCCGAGCTGCTGAAGTTCAAAAGCTACGTGGCCATTCACCGCGTATCGAATGCAAAAATCCTTGCATCAGATCTGAACTCCTATGCCGCCAGCGTATTCAAGACGCTAAAACCGCTCAATGACTTCCTGAACAAAGCGACAGGAACTTAG
- a CDS encoding SpoIIE family protein phosphatase, with product MNSGWSYRRGFQTDWLLNQGQESWIPFNYPRLFSKEDNIPEGSITLRTAIPQHIVNLALQGQALALDPGWLGDVSTFYWNGQRFAQIGSEQPYEPGYLRHRILDIPAGLARRDGPNELFVVIYGNGAFPLSSETTMFLGPAAEVSARLYKHEILAFMFIAVYMAVGLYHLLLFAVRRQERHNLYFGFFCFFLSAYWFHRNFSRDLLYGAEVLWRWKLELICVYPLGPTLLLFLTNFFEKRDGRLARAYLYACGVLAALTAAAPSFQWASRVLSVWHVLALPVVSYFIYLILRHALRGNRDALYMLLSFVLLVASVLNDIAVAQGLIGTPHTGGFAFMFVVVAIAAVLATRFMRVHREAEDLNRNLEGRVRERTEQLQKSLEEVQALKVQQDGDYFLTSLLIGPLGGNRTQSQTVATEILVRQKKTFQFRQWRSEIGGDLCVAQSIRLRGRLYTVFLNADAMGKSIQGAGGALVLGTVFKAVLTRTEVVAAAQDRFPEQWLRDCFSELQRVFVSFDGYMMVSAIIGLVDDATGFVYFVNAEHPWLTLYRNGRASFIEDELLLLRKFGITAMETGLNVKTFQLQPGDVLIAGSDGRDDIVVGVDARGRRMINEDESQFLRLVEQSQAKLPAIEKALRGSGELTDDLSLLRIAYLENEMEERNAPLPDQLQQLRAEAERMLRAGAAENAIGLYQQTLALYPTDVHSLRRLARLHLAARNFGAAAQSTERLAELQPSNVNYLYATSLALKRSATNATELSRAADFGERCRLREPQNTRNLVNLADCYRLLGARDRAAVLLHRALDLEPDHGRAGKLRQLLEQPAGG from the coding sequence ATGAATTCTGGCTGGAGTTATCGGCGCGGCTTTCAGACCGACTGGTTGCTCAACCAGGGACAGGAAAGCTGGATACCATTCAACTATCCGCGACTGTTTTCAAAAGAAGACAATATTCCAGAGGGCAGCATTACCCTGCGCACTGCCATCCCGCAACATATTGTCAATTTAGCCCTGCAGGGGCAGGCCCTGGCGCTGGACCCCGGCTGGCTTGGCGACGTTTCGACCTTTTACTGGAATGGCCAACGCTTTGCGCAAATTGGCAGCGAGCAGCCTTATGAACCCGGCTATTTGCGCCACCGAATCCTGGACATCCCCGCTGGCCTTGCCCGTCGTGATGGCCCCAATGAACTCTTTGTCGTAATCTACGGCAACGGCGCCTTCCCGCTCTCCTCAGAGACGACTATGTTCCTTGGACCTGCTGCGGAGGTTTCGGCCCGTCTGTATAAACACGAGATCCTTGCCTTCATGTTCATTGCCGTCTACATGGCGGTTGGACTTTACCACCTGCTTCTGTTCGCCGTGCGAAGACAGGAGCGACACAATCTCTATTTCGGATTTTTCTGTTTCTTCCTGTCCGCCTACTGGTTTCATCGCAACTTTTCACGCGATCTGCTCTACGGCGCCGAGGTTCTCTGGCGCTGGAAGCTGGAACTGATCTGCGTCTATCCGCTGGGACCAACGCTGCTGCTGTTTCTTACTAATTTCTTTGAGAAGCGCGACGGTCGCCTGGCCCGCGCCTACCTGTACGCCTGCGGCGTACTGGCAGCGCTCACAGCTGCCGCGCCCAGCTTTCAATGGGCCTCGCGGGTTCTCTCCGTCTGGCATGTGCTGGCGCTGCCGGTAGTCAGCTACTTCATCTACCTGATTCTTCGCCACGCACTGCGCGGCAATCGCGATGCGCTTTATATGCTTCTGAGCTTTGTCCTGCTGGTGGCAAGCGTACTCAATGATATCGCGGTGGCCCAGGGATTGATTGGTACGCCGCACACTGGCGGCTTTGCCTTTATGTTTGTGGTGGTTGCCATCGCTGCTGTCCTGGCCACGCGCTTCATGCGCGTCCACCGCGAAGCGGAAGACCTGAATCGCAATCTCGAAGGGCGAGTCCGTGAGCGAACTGAGCAATTGCAGAAGAGCCTGGAAGAAGTGCAGGCGCTCAAAGTACAGCAAGACGGCGACTATTTTCTTACCTCCCTGTTGATTGGTCCGCTGGGCGGGAATCGAACACAATCGCAAACAGTCGCCACCGAGATTCTGGTTCGTCAGAAGAAGACCTTTCAGTTCAGACAATGGCGTTCGGAAATCGGCGGCGACCTTTGCGTAGCTCAATCAATCCGGTTGCGCGGTCGTCTGTACACTGTCTTTCTGAACGCCGACGCCATGGGCAAATCGATCCAGGGCGCCGGCGGAGCGCTGGTTCTGGGAACCGTCTTCAAGGCAGTACTGACGCGCACGGAGGTAGTAGCCGCCGCCCAGGACAGATTTCCCGAACAATGGCTGCGCGATTGCTTCAGCGAACTGCAACGGGTTTTCGTTTCCTTCGATGGCTACATGATGGTCTCGGCCATTATCGGACTGGTCGATGACGCCACCGGCTTCGTCTACTTTGTCAATGCCGAGCATCCCTGGCTGACACTCTATCGCAATGGCCGGGCCAGCTTCATTGAAGATGAACTGCTGCTGCTGCGTAAGTTCGGCATTACAGCGATGGAAACCGGATTGAATGTGAAGACCTTTCAATTGCAGCCAGGCGATGTACTGATCGCCGGCTCTGACGGTCGGGACGATATTGTTGTGGGCGTCGATGCCAGGGGCCGACGCATGATCAACGAGGACGAATCTCAGTTTCTGCGTCTGGTAGAGCAATCGCAAGCAAAACTGCCGGCCATCGAGAAGGCCTTGCGCGGATCCGGGGAGCTCACCGACGATCTCTCGCTGCTGCGTATCGCCTACCTTGAGAATGAAATGGAAGAACGGAATGCGCCCTTGCCGGATCAGCTTCAGCAGCTGAGGGCGGAAGCCGAGCGAATGCTCCGGGCCGGCGCGGCAGAAAATGCAATCGGCCTGTATCAACAGACGCTTGCCCTGTATCCGACGGATGTGCACTCGCTGCGCAGGCTGGCAAGACTGCATCTTGCAGCGCGGAATTTTGGCGCGGCGGCCCAATCTACAGAGCGACTTGCGGAGCTGCAGCCCTCCAATGTGAACTACCTGTACGCAACGTCCCTGGCGCTCAAGCGATCGGCAACAAACGCAACCGAGCTGAGCAGGGCCGCCGATTTTGGCGAGCGATGCCGACTGCGTGAGCCGCAGAACACTCGCAACCTGGTTAATCTGGCTGACTGCTACCGTCTGCTTGGCGCCAGGGATCGCGCCGCGGTATTGTTGCACCGCGCTCTGGATCTAGAGCCTGATCATGGACGAGCCGGGAAATTGCGCCAGTTGCTGGAGCAGCCTGCCGGCGGTTGA
- a CDS encoding thymidylate synthase — translation MSSDLHPEYQYLQLMQRILEQGEERRDRTGVGVRSLFGAQMRFDLRQRFPLLTTKAVHFKSIAYELLWFLRGEDNIQYLKDHGVSIWDEWADAEGRLGPVYGVQWRRWQAADGRRIDQIAALIEGLRNNPLSRRHLLSAWNVGELDKMALPPCHVLAQFYVSTKGELSAQLYQRSVDVFLGLPFNIASYALLTVLLAQSAGLKPGEFIFSGGDVHLYLNHLEQAKLQLQRSPFPFPRLQLNPQITDIDQFRFEHIELLDYRSHARIAAPIAI, via the coding sequence ATGTCCTCGGATTTGCATCCCGAATATCAGTATCTGCAGTTGATGCAGCGCATCCTGGAGCAGGGCGAGGAGCGTCGCGATCGTACCGGCGTTGGCGTGCGCAGTCTCTTCGGCGCACAGATGCGCTTCGACCTGCGCCAGCGCTTTCCGCTCTTGACCACCAAGGCAGTGCATTTCAAGTCCATCGCTTACGAGTTATTGTGGTTTTTGCGCGGCGAAGACAACATCCAGTACCTCAAAGATCATGGCGTTAGCATCTGGGACGAATGGGCCGACGCCGAGGGACGCCTGGGTCCGGTTTACGGCGTGCAGTGGCGGCGCTGGCAGGCCGCTGATGGCCGTCGCATCGACCAGATTGCGGCGCTGATCGAAGGCCTGCGCAACAATCCGCTGAGTCGCCGTCATTTGCTGAGCGCCTGGAACGTTGGCGAGCTGGACAAGATGGCGCTGCCGCCCTGTCACGTTCTCGCCCAATTCTATGTAAGTACAAAGGGTGAGCTGAGCGCTCAGCTCTACCAGCGCTCCGTGGATGTATTTCTCGGTCTGCCCTTCAACATCGCTTCTTATGCGCTCCTGACTGTTCTGCTGGCGCAAAGCGCTGGCCTGAAGCCCGGCGAATTCATTTTCAGCGGCGGCGACGTGCATCTCTATTTGAATCATCTGGAGCAGGCAAAGCTGCAATTGCAGCGCAGCCCCTTCCCCTTCCCGCGGCTGCAGCTGAATCCGCAAATTACCGACATCGATCAGTTTCGCTTTGAGCACATTGAGCTCTTGGACTACCGCAGTCATGCACGCATTGCCGCGCCGATTGCCATATGA
- a CDS encoding DUF1554 domain-containing protein, with amino-acid sequence MFATTAGGGATKNAGIAGLDNNCATDGNKPSGGGTYRALVSDGTNRRACTTASCSGGAGEHIAWVLQSNKEYRRKDGTTVIGTTTANGVFTFPLTNSVEILANLVVTNGIVTGLNADWTSNANDCLDWSTNLGGNSSTVGTWDSTGSGLIGGAGTSGCSNIHMLVCVEQ; translated from the coding sequence ATGTTTGCTACGACCGCTGGCGGCGGCGCCACAAAAAACGCCGGCATTGCCGGTCTTGATAACAATTGCGCCACAGACGGCAACAAACCCTCCGGCGGCGGGACCTACCGGGCCCTGGTCAGCGACGGGACCAACCGTCGCGCTTGCACCACAGCAAGCTGCAGCGGCGGCGCCGGCGAACACATCGCCTGGGTATTGCAATCGAACAAAGAATATCGCCGCAAGGACGGGACCACCGTTATCGGAACAACCACCGCCAACGGCGTGTTTACTTTCCCGCTAACCAACTCGGTCGAAATCCTGGCCAATCTTGTAGTCACCAATGGCATCGTCACAGGCCTGAATGCCGATTGGACAAGCAATGCTAACGACTGCCTGGACTGGTCCACAAACCTGGGCGGCAATAGTTCGACAGTCGGCACCTGGGATTCGACCGGCTCGGGTCTGATTGGCGGCGCGGGAACCAGCGGCTGTTCCAATATACACATGCTGGTTTGCGTAGAGCAATAG
- a CDS encoding dihydrofolate reductase, translating to MLSPEEEDLLRRTLVKRQQSLELVVAHSLNGVIGDGGLIPWREPADLQNFKTTTMGGCLLMGRRTWQSIQRALPGRTTLVISTSPLSLPEGVLLADSPLAALQLAPQGARLFAVGGAAIYQAFWPLIERCHITLVKDLPPGDVRFHALSLLAAGDWLLQERRALSETAELFVFQRRPPPDQ from the coding sequence ATGCTGTCGCCAGAGGAGGAAGACCTGCTGCGGCGCACGCTTGTCAAACGTCAGCAAAGCCTGGAACTGGTTGTGGCGCACTCCCTGAATGGCGTCATCGGCGACGGCGGACTGATCCCGTGGCGCGAACCGGCAGATCTACAGAATTTCAAAACTACCACCATGGGCGGCTGTCTATTGATGGGCCGACGCACCTGGCAGTCGATCCAGCGCGCCCTGCCCGGTCGCACGACGCTTGTCATCTCCACAAGCCCGCTCAGCCTGCCGGAGGGCGTCTTGCTGGCTGACTCGCCGCTGGCGGCGCTGCAGCTGGCGCCGCAAGGAGCGCGCCTTTTTGCTGTGGGCGGCGCGGCTATCTACCAGGCCTTCTGGCCATTGATCGAACGCTGTCACATAACTCTGGTCAAGGATCTGCCGCCGGGCGATGTGCGTTTTCACGCCCTGAGTCTGCTGGCGGCCGGCGACTGGCTTTTGCAAGAACGGCGCGCGCTCAGCGAGACAGCGGAACTCTTTGTCTTTCAACGACGCCCGCCGCCGGACCAGTAG